In Microbacterium maritypicum, the following are encoded in one genomic region:
- the holA gene encoding DNA polymerase III subunit delta, with the protein MAASRPPSRGGAKPTKVPQVSWREPRPAPLVLVSGPEEVCAERAIAGVRDYLRAEDPALEVSDVRADDYAPGTLLSLTSPSLFGEPRLVRVSGVEKCSDAFIQEAVSYLDNPQEGATVILRHTGASVRGKKLLDAVRAGTGGGIEIACPAIKRDGDRVDFAAGEFRTAKKRIAPAALRALVSAFADDLTELAAACQQLIGDVEGDISEEVVTKYYGGRVEVSAFVVADTAIAGRYGEALVALRHALSSGADPVPMVAAFAMKLRTMARVAGNREPSRQLAQRLGMKDWQVDRARRDLAGWNERSLGMAIQATARADGEVKGAARDPIFALERMVTVIATRRPFGEE; encoded by the coding sequence ATGGCAGCTTCGCGTCCCCCTTCCCGCGGTGGTGCGAAACCCACGAAGGTCCCCCAGGTCTCCTGGCGAGAGCCTCGTCCCGCTCCGCTCGTGCTCGTCTCCGGGCCGGAAGAGGTCTGCGCCGAGCGCGCGATCGCCGGCGTCCGCGACTATCTCCGCGCCGAGGACCCCGCCCTCGAGGTCAGCGATGTGCGCGCCGACGACTACGCGCCGGGAACGCTGCTGTCCCTCACCTCCCCGTCCCTTTTCGGCGAACCACGCCTGGTTCGTGTCTCGGGCGTGGAGAAGTGCTCCGATGCTTTCATCCAGGAAGCGGTGTCGTACCTCGACAACCCGCAGGAGGGGGCGACCGTCATCCTCCGGCACACGGGGGCGAGCGTGCGCGGCAAGAAGCTGCTCGATGCGGTCCGCGCCGGCACCGGTGGAGGCATCGAGATCGCCTGCCCGGCGATCAAGCGCGACGGCGACCGGGTCGACTTCGCAGCGGGGGAGTTCCGCACCGCCAAGAAGCGCATCGCGCCGGCGGCGCTCCGTGCGCTGGTCTCCGCGTTCGCCGATGACCTCACCGAGCTGGCGGCGGCCTGCCAGCAGCTCATCGGAGACGTCGAGGGCGACATCTCCGAAGAAGTCGTCACCAAGTACTACGGCGGGCGCGTCGAAGTGTCGGCGTTCGTCGTTGCCGACACGGCGATCGCCGGCCGCTACGGTGAGGCGCTGGTCGCGCTCCGCCACGCACTGTCATCCGGTGCTGATCCGGTGCCGATGGTCGCAGCCTTCGCGATGAAGCTCCGCACCATGGCGCGGGTCGCCGGAAACCGCGAACCGAGCCGCCAACTCGCTCAGCGCCTGGGTATGAAGGACTGGCAGGTCGATCGTGCCCGCCGTGACCTCGCCGGGTGGAACGAGCGTTCGCTCGGAATGGCGATCCAGGCCACAGCGCGCGCCGACGGTGAGGTCAAGGGTGCCGCCCGCGATCCGATCTTCGCGCTCGAGCGCATGGTCACGGTGATCGCCACTCGTCGACCGTTCGGTGAGGAATAG
- a CDS encoding glycoside hydrolase family 1 protein has translation MTPERVPPSVPAGLRWSAATSAFQIEGSRPTGSTGRSIWDDFLERPGAIIDGSTADPACDSYRHPEADVALAAGLGLDRYRFSIPWARVQPDGRGVGDKTALDHYSRLVDLLLEAGVAPFPTLFHWEMPSAVEVDGGWLERDTAERFADYVTIVADRLGDRVRQWYTLNEPAMTTLQGYAVGALAPGRQLLFGALPTAHHQLLAHARAASVLRERGASAVGLANNHTWVLPLHDTADDHQAAALYDLIHNRVFSEPLLTGTYPDLESLGLPPMPVRDGDLEEIGGSIDFYGINFYNPTTVTAAAEGSPIPFDIVPTPGAPVTGFGPEWPIVPGALRDLLVDLHARHPRLPPVIIGENGASFPEPPRAGRVDDTDRIAYLAGHLAAVGEAMAAGVPVEEYTVWSLLDNWEWADGYTQRFGLVHVDFETGERTPKASYDWYRDVIASARAAAATAVGR, from the coding sequence ATGACCCCCGAACGCGTTCCTCCGTCCGTGCCCGCAGGCCTTCGCTGGTCCGCCGCGACCTCCGCCTTCCAGATCGAGGGATCGCGTCCGACGGGAAGCACGGGACGCTCCATCTGGGACGACTTCCTCGAGAGGCCCGGCGCGATCATCGACGGATCGACGGCGGATCCGGCCTGCGACAGCTATCGGCATCCCGAAGCCGATGTGGCCCTCGCCGCGGGGTTGGGACTCGACCGCTATCGGTTCTCGATCCCTTGGGCGCGCGTGCAGCCGGACGGCCGAGGAGTCGGTGACAAGACCGCCCTCGATCACTACTCGCGGCTGGTCGACCTTCTCCTGGAGGCGGGAGTCGCGCCGTTCCCGACCCTTTTCCACTGGGAAATGCCGAGCGCGGTCGAGGTCGACGGCGGCTGGCTCGAGCGCGACACCGCCGAGCGCTTCGCCGACTACGTGACGATTGTGGCCGACCGCCTCGGTGATCGCGTGCGGCAGTGGTACACCCTCAACGAGCCGGCCATGACGACGTTGCAGGGATACGCGGTCGGCGCACTCGCGCCGGGGAGACAGCTGCTCTTCGGCGCGCTGCCGACCGCCCACCACCAGCTGCTCGCCCATGCCCGCGCTGCCTCCGTGCTGCGGGAGCGAGGCGCCTCCGCCGTCGGGCTCGCGAACAACCACACGTGGGTGCTTCCGCTGCACGACACAGCCGACGACCACCAGGCGGCCGCGCTCTACGACCTGATCCACAATCGGGTCTTCAGCGAGCCGCTCCTCACCGGCACCTACCCGGACCTGGAGTCGCTGGGCCTCCCGCCGATGCCGGTGCGCGACGGGGACCTCGAGGAGATCGGCGGCTCGATCGACTTCTACGGCATCAACTTCTACAACCCCACGACCGTGACGGCAGCAGCGGAGGGGAGTCCCATCCCCTTCGACATCGTGCCCACTCCCGGGGCTCCCGTCACCGGCTTCGGTCCCGAGTGGCCGATCGTGCCCGGAGCCCTCCGCGACCTCCTGGTCGACCTGCATGCCCGGCACCCCCGTCTTCCCCCGGTCATCATCGGTGAGAACGGAGCCTCGTTCCCGGAACCGCCGCGCGCCGGCCGCGTCGACGACACGGACCGGATCGCGTATCTGGCCGGGCACCTCGCCGCCGTCGGGGAGGCGATGGCAGCCGGAGTCCCCGTGGAGGAGTACACGGTGTGGTCACTGCTCGACAACTGGGAGTGGGCCGACGGCTACACCCAGCGGTTCGGGCTCGTCCACGTCGACTTCGAGACGGGGGAGCGGACGCCCAAGGCCTCCTACGACTGGTATCGCGACGTCATCGCGAGTGCGCGCGCAGCGGCAGCGACGGCGGTGGGGAGATGA
- a CDS encoding phosphatase PAP2 family protein: MPSTRLSVRSVLPLGIASALAALLLIVPLPGSLSVVGTRWLSSAGSAVPAVELISEAGLLLLAAATAAVMARAWWNHHERRVHIAASAVGVVLAYLLSEGGKLLFAQARPCAVWQIAGECPPPGDWSLPSNHATLAFGAAAVIAVAVGRSWLTWSAIALASVVAVGRVAQGVHYVHDIALGAILGVAVPLLGVIGIEAIMRVVQARRAARRG; this comes from the coding sequence ATGCCCTCCACTCGTCTGTCCGTGCGCTCCGTCCTGCCCCTGGGCATCGCCTCGGCACTCGCCGCCCTCCTGTTGATCGTCCCGTTGCCGGGGAGCCTCAGCGTGGTCGGCACCCGATGGCTCAGCTCTGCAGGCTCGGCCGTCCCCGCGGTCGAGCTGATCTCCGAAGCGGGGCTCCTCCTGCTCGCCGCCGCCACGGCAGCGGTCATGGCTCGTGCATGGTGGAACCACCATGAACGACGCGTGCACATCGCAGCCTCCGCCGTCGGCGTGGTCCTGGCCTACCTCTTGAGCGAGGGCGGAAAGCTGCTCTTCGCCCAGGCGCGTCCGTGCGCGGTCTGGCAGATCGCCGGTGAGTGCCCGCCGCCCGGAGACTGGTCGCTGCCCTCGAACCACGCGACCCTCGCATTCGGCGCCGCCGCAGTGATCGCCGTCGCCGTCGGACGGTCGTGGCTCACATGGTCGGCGATCGCGCTCGCCTCCGTCGTCGCCGTCGGACGCGTCGCACAGGGCGTCCACTACGTCCACGACATCGCCCTCGGAGCGATCCTCGGCGTGGCCGTCCCGCTTCTCGGCGTCATCGGCATCGAGGCGATCATGCGCGTCGTTCAGGCCCGCAGAGCAGCGCGAAGGGGATGA
- a CDS encoding ComEC/Rec2 family competence protein, translating into MKARDLRLLPLALVVWGTALLCVLIPEAAWWCAAACGLVASLVLMLLVRCPRTWVSRLTGGLAVVLLAGASAAALTVGFALPAREEAMSWDGRVVEATGEITSSASVGRDGRLWFEASTSTLGPPGRASDSSAPVRIGVDPGDGFDLGARIRVIGEAAATDAGERSALVVFANDAEFVEPASGVFGVAAALKHAFVERSLRLPEPGAGLLPGLAVGDTRAVSIELNDDMRTSGLSHLTAVSGANCAIVVGGIFWIAALCGAGRMLRVVLAVVGLAGFVVLVTPEPSVIRAAVMAAVGMLTLLLGKPSAGAGMLSLCAAGILLVDPWLAATPGFALSVAASGALILLAPPLARGFGRIMPGPVALALAVPFAAQLACGPIIALFAEQQSLIGIAANIIAAPAAPIATVVGLLACLAAPLPGLADLLASSAWLPAAWIAATATTTARLPGAQLLLPAGIGSALLVGLVSVCIAVVVIRSGRPGTGAAIGRGGLIVQRAAAAVLIVVLSLAGARVLLDGPLATATTPEGWAIAACDVGQGDALLVRSAARVALIDTGPAPEPLAACLRSLGIGHIDLLVLTHYDLDHVGGVAAVQGRVGAVLHGPALEEDERRLLADLAASGAQVDEAWAGQRGDLGDAAWRVLWPVRGSAAFPAGNDASVVMEFDGGGVPRSLYLGDLSAAPQRMLLRTARLGHYDVVKVAHHGSADQHAGLYEAVQARVALFSVGADNDYGHPRIETLDLLSATGAQALRTDRQGRSLLGTGDSELQVWTEKVAP; encoded by the coding sequence GTGAAGGCGCGCGACCTCCGTCTCCTCCCTCTCGCGCTGGTTGTCTGGGGCACCGCCCTGCTCTGCGTACTGATACCCGAGGCGGCCTGGTGGTGTGCGGCCGCCTGCGGTCTCGTGGCGAGTCTGGTGCTGATGCTGCTCGTCCGGTGCCCGCGAACCTGGGTCTCGCGGCTGACCGGCGGTCTGGCCGTCGTGCTTCTCGCGGGAGCCTCGGCCGCGGCCTTGACGGTCGGGTTCGCCCTCCCCGCACGGGAGGAGGCGATGTCCTGGGACGGTCGCGTGGTGGAGGCCACAGGGGAGATCACCTCCTCGGCGTCGGTCGGTCGCGACGGGCGGCTGTGGTTCGAGGCATCGACATCCACGCTCGGACCGCCGGGGCGCGCGAGCGATTCGTCGGCGCCCGTGCGCATCGGAGTGGACCCGGGCGACGGGTTCGACCTCGGCGCGCGCATCCGCGTCATCGGCGAGGCCGCCGCCACCGATGCGGGCGAGCGATCGGCGCTCGTGGTCTTCGCGAACGATGCCGAGTTCGTCGAGCCGGCATCGGGAGTGTTCGGCGTCGCAGCGGCGCTCAAGCACGCCTTCGTCGAGCGCTCCCTGCGGCTTCCCGAGCCCGGGGCGGGCCTTCTGCCGGGCCTCGCCGTGGGGGACACTCGGGCGGTGTCGATCGAGCTGAACGACGACATGCGCACGAGCGGTCTCAGTCACCTCACCGCGGTGAGCGGGGCGAACTGTGCGATCGTCGTCGGCGGGATCTTCTGGATCGCCGCCCTGTGCGGTGCGGGGCGAATGCTGCGGGTCGTCCTCGCTGTCGTGGGGCTTGCCGGGTTTGTCGTCCTCGTCACGCCGGAGCCGAGTGTGATCCGTGCGGCGGTCATGGCGGCCGTCGGGATGCTCACCCTACTTCTGGGCAAACCGAGCGCCGGAGCCGGCATGCTCTCGCTGTGCGCGGCGGGCATCCTCCTCGTCGACCCCTGGCTGGCCGCCACGCCGGGATTCGCACTCTCGGTCGCGGCCTCCGGAGCGTTGATCCTGCTCGCGCCTCCGCTCGCACGGGGGTTCGGCCGGATCATGCCCGGACCGGTGGCTCTGGCTCTCGCGGTCCCTTTTGCCGCACAGTTGGCCTGCGGCCCGATCATCGCCCTCTTCGCCGAGCAGCAGTCTCTCATCGGCATCGCCGCGAACATCATCGCGGCGCCCGCGGCCCCGATCGCCACCGTCGTCGGGCTGCTGGCATGTCTGGCCGCTCCGTTGCCGGGTCTCGCTGATCTGCTGGCGTCGTCCGCCTGGCTGCCCGCTGCCTGGATCGCGGCGACGGCGACGACGACCGCTCGCCTGCCGGGAGCACAGCTGTTGCTGCCCGCCGGGATCGGCAGCGCACTGCTCGTGGGTCTCGTGAGCGTGTGCATCGCGGTCGTCGTCATCAGATCCGGTCGACCGGGCACGGGAGCGGCGATCGGGCGTGGGGGACTCATCGTGCAGCGAGCCGCGGCGGCGGTCCTGATCGTCGTGCTCTCGCTCGCCGGCGCCCGGGTGCTCCTTGACGGACCACTCGCCACGGCCACGACGCCGGAGGGGTGGGCGATCGCCGCATGCGACGTCGGACAGGGCGATGCGCTGCTCGTGCGCTCGGCGGCGAGAGTGGCGCTGATCGACACGGGGCCCGCCCCGGAGCCGCTGGCGGCGTGTCTGCGGTCTCTCGGCATCGGACACATCGACCTTCTCGTCCTCACGCACTACGACCTCGACCACGTCGGCGGTGTCGCCGCCGTGCAGGGACGGGTGGGCGCGGTCCTCCACGGGCCGGCGCTCGAGGAGGACGAACGACGTCTCCTCGCCGACCTCGCCGCCTCGGGTGCACAGGTCGACGAGGCGTGGGCAGGCCAACGCGGCGACCTCGGCGATGCCGCGTGGCGAGTGCTCTGGCCGGTGCGGGGTTCGGCCGCCTTTCCGGCCGGCAACGACGCGAGCGTGGTGATGGAGTTCGATGGGGGAGGAGTGCCTCGGTCGCTCTACCTCGGCGACCTCTCGGCCGCACCCCAGCGGATGCTGCTCCGCACCGCTCGGCTGGGTCACTACGACGTCGTCAAAGTCGCCCATCACGGCAGCGCGGACCAGCACGCGGGTCTCTATGAGGCCGTGCAGGCTCGCGTGGCGCTGTTCAGCGTGGGAGCGGACAACGACTACGGCCATCCGCGCATCGAGACGCTCGACCTCCTGTCGGCGACCGGGGCGCAGGCGCTGCGCACCGATCGGCAGGGACGGAGCCTCCTCGGCACCGGCGACAGCGAGCTGCAGGTGTGGACGGAGAAGGTTGCTCCATGA
- a CDS encoding anthranilate synthase component I family protein, with protein MPEQLTARPLSSWVEPWAVFRMLEARVADVFWLDAGADAAQGWSFVGTGERSSLPRDVALDAAPTDRTRPPFSGGWVGWLDYESGAAAAGAPVSRPVDEPGGSWLRATHVVAFDHAARRTWVLSADDELPSWTAEVSAVPQPADDTVPLKVPDGARRVAEARHDPHEYAVLIERCRDLIRAGIAYQLCLTTRFTVAGAHDDVEVYRRLRAATPAHHGGFVRIGGRTLLSASPEQFLHAEGGVIRTRPIKGTRPRGADPEEDAALAAELAADRKERAENVMIVDLMRNDLSRVCEPGSIRVDGLWVVESYPAVHQLVSTVSGVATAGTTVGSLLDAAFPAGSMTGAPKLSAMTRLHELEGGPRGVYAGCFGYIGADGVLDLAMVIRSILIDGDQAVVGAGGGITWGSVAASEVAEVATKARAPLAALGAEMPGVWRSDILN; from the coding sequence GTGCCCGAACAGCTGACCGCTCGCCCCCTTTCCTCCTGGGTGGAGCCGTGGGCCGTGTTCCGGATGCTCGAAGCGCGCGTCGCCGATGTCTTCTGGCTCGACGCCGGCGCGGATGCCGCGCAGGGCTGGAGCTTCGTCGGCACGGGGGAGCGGTCGTCGCTGCCGCGGGATGTGGCACTGGATGCGGCTCCGACCGATCGCACCCGTCCGCCCTTCTCCGGTGGGTGGGTCGGCTGGCTCGACTATGAGTCCGGTGCCGCGGCCGCCGGCGCCCCGGTGAGTCGGCCCGTCGACGAGCCGGGCGGCTCCTGGCTGCGCGCCACACATGTCGTCGCGTTCGACCATGCCGCGCGGCGCACCTGGGTGCTCAGCGCGGACGACGAGCTCCCCTCGTGGACAGCGGAAGTCTCCGCCGTCCCGCAGCCGGCGGACGACACGGTCCCCCTGAAGGTCCCCGACGGTGCGCGTCGCGTCGCCGAAGCGCGCCACGATCCGCACGAGTACGCCGTGCTCATCGAACGCTGCCGCGACCTGATCCGCGCCGGCATCGCGTACCAGCTGTGCCTGACGACGCGGTTCACGGTGGCCGGGGCGCATGATGACGTCGAGGTGTACCGTCGCCTGCGCGCTGCGACGCCCGCGCACCACGGCGGCTTCGTCCGCATCGGCGGCCGTACCCTGCTGAGCGCCAGCCCCGAGCAGTTCCTCCACGCCGAGGGGGGTGTCATCCGTACCCGCCCCATCAAGGGCACCCGGCCCCGCGGTGCGGACCCGGAGGAGGATGCCGCGCTGGCCGCAGAACTCGCGGCGGATCGCAAGGAGCGCGCGGAGAACGTCATGATCGTCGATCTGATGCGCAACGACCTCTCCCGCGTGTGCGAGCCGGGGAGCATCCGCGTCGACGGACTGTGGGTGGTCGAGAGCTACCCGGCCGTGCACCAGCTCGTGAGCACCGTGAGCGGTGTCGCCACGGCCGGGACGACCGTCGGTTCGCTGCTCGACGCGGCCTTCCCCGCCGGCAGCATGACGGGCGCCCCCAAGCTCTCCGCGATGACGAGACTGCACGAGTTGGAAGGCGGGCCGCGCGGCGTCTACGCCGGCTGCTTCGGGTACATCGGGGCGGACGGCGTGCTCGACCTCGCCATGGTCATCCGCAGCATCCTGATCGACGGCGACCAGGCGGTCGTCGGCGCGGGCGGAGGCATCACCTGGGGATCGGTCGCCGCATCCGAAGTCGCCGAGGTCGCGACCAAGGCGCGAGCTCCCCTCGCCGCGCTCGGTGCGGAAATGCCGGGGGTCTGGCGTTCCGATATCCTGAACTGA
- a CDS encoding ComEA family DNA-binding protein: protein MASPQAPPPPRRRLRLSIGAGVVLALVVLSAAVGLGILRGQAAPTASVPLTEAATAAGASGELYVHVLGSVTHPGLYVLDLDARLVDALAAAGGATDDADLAAVNLARLLEDGEQIVVPAVGAATDAPGAGPPGDDRVDLNTADQAALETLPRIGPTLAERIIAWRDENGRFGSVDDLLAVPGIGEKLLAGLRDGVRV, encoded by the coding sequence ATGGCATCCCCGCAAGCACCACCTCCGCCGCGGCGTCGACTGCGTCTGAGCATCGGCGCCGGGGTGGTACTCGCGCTCGTGGTGCTGTCTGCCGCCGTCGGCCTCGGCATCCTCCGCGGCCAGGCCGCGCCGACCGCATCCGTACCGTTGACGGAAGCCGCGACGGCCGCCGGCGCGTCCGGTGAGCTGTACGTGCACGTCCTGGGCTCCGTCACCCATCCCGGCCTCTACGTGCTGGACCTGGACGCCCGCCTCGTCGATGCGCTGGCAGCGGCCGGGGGAGCCACCGATGATGCCGACCTGGCGGCGGTCAACCTCGCGAGGCTGCTCGAAGACGGCGAGCAGATCGTCGTCCCGGCCGTCGGCGCAGCGACCGATGCACCGGGAGCGGGGCCGCCGGGTGACGACCGCGTCGACCTCAACACCGCGGATCAGGCCGCCCTGGAGACGCTGCCGCGCATCGGTCCGACGCTGGCGGAGCGGATCATCGCCTGGCGCGACGAGAACGGGCGCTTCGGGTCCGTCGACGACCTGCTCGCGGTTCCCGGCATCGGCGAGAAGCTGCTCGCCGGCCTGCGCGACGGAGTCAGGGTGTGA
- the rpsT gene encoding 30S ribosomal protein S20, which yields MANIKSQIKRNKTNEKARERNKAVKSELKTVIRTTRTAVTAGDKAAAEAGLKKAAVKLDKAVSKGVLHKNQASNRKSALAKQVASL from the coding sequence GTGGCAAACATCAAGTCGCAGATCAAGCGCAACAAGACCAACGAGAAGGCGCGCGAGCGTAACAAGGCCGTGAAGAGCGAGCTCAAGACGGTCATCCGCACGACTCGCACGGCAGTTACCGCCGGCGACAAGGCCGCAGCCGAAGCCGGCCTGAAGAAGGCCGCCGTCAAGCTCGACAAGGCCGTCAGCAAGGGTGTCCTGCACAAGAACCAGGCGTCGAACCGCAAGTCGGCTCTCGCCAAGCAGGTCGCTTCTCTCTGA
- the leuS gene encoding leucine--tRNA ligase: MSENLSTAPADDETPSAHAIQTKWQKYWAENGTFLTGGEEDTRPRKYVLGMFPYPSGDMHMGHAENYAYVDMVARFWRHRGHNVLNPIGWDSFGLPAENAAIKRGADPREWTYANIDQQKQSLKEFGTSYDWTRVLHTSDPEYYRWNQWLFLKLYERGLAYRKKSPVNWCPNDQTVLANEQVVDGRCERCGAEVIKKKLTQWYFRITDYADRLLDDLNQLEGFWPHKVLQMQRNWIGRSIGADVDFVIEGREEPVTVFSTRPDTLHGATFFVVAPDSDLASELAADAPDEVRQRFRTYLEQVQKETDIARQSTDRPKTGVFLERYAINPVNGEKLPVWAADYVLADYGHGAVMAVPAHDQRDLDFARAFDLPVKVVVDTTAPVTGAMPVIEVDDEGVPIDTGAALDEQNPASTGIALTGEGRMINSGALNGLSKRNAIARAIEQLEASGTGRAAKNYRLRDWLISRQRFWGTPIPMLHTEDGDIIPVPEDQLPVKLPSVEGLDLSPKGTSPLGAAERWVRTTAPGTGDPVLRDTDTMDTFVDSSWYFLRFLSPNSDTVAFDPAQADRWAPVDSYIGGVEHAILHLLYARFITKVLFDMGLIDFTEPFTTLINQGMVLLDGSKMSKSKGNLVEFSSSMIDPGADVVRVALAFAGPVEDDINWEDVSTAGAQKFLARVLRIAGDVASPVDVVFDGGNPALRRATHKLLAEAPALVEQTKFNVLVARLMELVNLTRKTIDGAAGAADPAVREAAETIAVMLDLLAPHTAEEVWEILGHEPSVGLVPWRSADPALLVEDTITAVVQVGGKVRAQLEVSARIGESELEALARADERVIRSIGDREIVKVVVRAPKIVSIVVKG, translated from the coding sequence TTGTCTGAGAACCTGTCCACCGCTCCCGCCGATGACGAGACTCCGTCGGCGCACGCCATCCAGACGAAGTGGCAGAAGTACTGGGCGGAGAACGGCACGTTCCTCACCGGCGGGGAGGAAGACACCCGCCCGCGCAAGTACGTGCTCGGGATGTTCCCCTACCCGTCCGGTGACATGCACATGGGGCACGCCGAGAACTACGCGTACGTCGACATGGTGGCCCGGTTCTGGCGTCACCGCGGGCACAACGTGCTCAACCCGATCGGCTGGGACTCCTTCGGCCTGCCCGCGGAGAACGCGGCGATCAAGCGCGGCGCCGACCCTCGGGAGTGGACCTACGCGAACATCGATCAGCAGAAGCAGAGCCTGAAGGAGTTCGGCACCTCCTACGACTGGACGCGCGTCCTGCACACGTCCGACCCCGAGTACTACCGCTGGAACCAGTGGCTGTTCCTGAAGCTGTACGAGCGCGGGCTGGCCTATCGCAAGAAGAGCCCGGTCAACTGGTGCCCCAACGACCAGACCGTGCTGGCGAACGAGCAGGTGGTCGACGGTCGCTGCGAGCGCTGCGGTGCCGAGGTCATCAAGAAGAAGCTCACGCAGTGGTACTTCCGCATCACCGACTACGCCGACCGGCTGCTCGACGACTTGAACCAGCTCGAGGGCTTCTGGCCGCACAAGGTGCTGCAGATGCAGCGCAACTGGATCGGACGCTCGATCGGTGCGGACGTCGACTTCGTGATCGAGGGTCGCGAGGAGCCGGTCACCGTCTTCTCGACGCGCCCCGACACGCTGCACGGAGCCACCTTCTTCGTCGTCGCCCCCGATTCCGATCTGGCGTCCGAGCTGGCGGCGGATGCGCCGGACGAGGTGCGCCAGCGCTTCCGCACCTACCTGGAGCAGGTGCAGAAGGAGACGGACATCGCCCGGCAGTCCACGGACCGCCCGAAGACCGGTGTCTTCCTCGAGCGCTACGCGATCAACCCGGTCAACGGCGAGAAGCTGCCGGTGTGGGCAGCCGACTACGTGCTCGCCGATTACGGTCACGGTGCCGTCATGGCCGTGCCCGCCCACGATCAGCGCGACCTCGACTTCGCCCGCGCGTTCGACCTGCCCGTCAAGGTCGTGGTCGACACGACAGCTCCTGTCACCGGCGCGATGCCCGTGATCGAGGTCGACGACGAAGGGGTGCCGATCGACACCGGCGCCGCGCTCGACGAGCAGAACCCGGCATCCACCGGCATCGCGTTGACCGGCGAAGGCCGCATGATCAACTCGGGTGCGCTGAACGGACTGTCCAAGCGCAACGCGATCGCCCGCGCGATCGAGCAGCTGGAGGCATCCGGCACCGGACGCGCGGCGAAGAACTACCGCCTGCGCGACTGGCTGATCTCGCGTCAGCGCTTCTGGGGCACTCCCATCCCGATGCTGCACACCGAGGACGGGGACATCATCCCGGTTCCCGAAGACCAGCTGCCGGTGAAGCTGCCCAGCGTGGAAGGTCTCGACCTCTCTCCCAAGGGCACCTCGCCGCTCGGGGCGGCGGAGCGCTGGGTGCGCACCACGGCCCCCGGGACCGGCGACCCGGTGCTGCGCGACACCGACACCATGGACACCTTCGTCGACAGCTCCTGGTACTTCCTGCGCTTCCTGTCGCCGAACAGCGACACCGTGGCGTTCGACCCGGCTCAGGCCGACCGGTGGGCGCCTGTCGACTCGTACATCGGTGGTGTCGAGCACGCGATCCTGCACCTGCTGTACGCGCGCTTCATCACGAAGGTGCTGTTCGACATGGGGCTGATCGACTTCACCGAGCCCTTCACGACGCTGATCAACCAGGGCATGGTTCTTCTCGACGGATCGAAGATGTCGAAGAGCAAGGGCAACCTGGTCGAGTTCTCGTCGAGCATGATCGACCCCGGTGCCGATGTCGTCCGTGTCGCTCTGGCCTTCGCGGGCCCGGTGGAGGATGACATCAACTGGGAAGACGTCTCCACGGCCGGTGCGCAGAAGTTCCTGGCCCGCGTGCTGCGGATCGCCGGCGACGTCGCGAGTCCGGTCGACGTCGTGTTCGACGGTGGGAACCCCGCACTGCGCCGCGCGACGCACAAGCTGCTCGCCGAGGCCCCGGCTCTCGTGGAGCAGACCAAGTTCAACGTGCTGGTCGCCCGCCTCATGGAGCTGGTGAACCTCACCCGCAAGACGATCGACGGTGCTGCCGGTGCCGCCGATCCCGCCGTGCGTGAGGCCGCCGAGACGATCGCCGTGATGCTCGACCTGTTGGCCCCGCACACCGCCGAAGAGGTGTGGGAGATCCTCGGTCACGAGCCCTCCGTCGGCCTGGTGCCGTGGCGGTCCGCCGATCCGGCGCTGCTGGTCGAGGACACGATCACCGCCGTCGTGCAGGTGGGCGGCAAGGTCCGCGCACAGCTCGAGGTCTCGGCGCGCATCGGCGAGAGCGAGCTCGAAGCGCTGGCTCGCGCGGACGAGCGCGTGATCCGTTCGATCGGTGACCGCGAGATCGTCAAGGTCGTCGTGCGCGCGCCCAAGATCGTCAGCATCGTCGTGAAGGGCTGA